One genomic region from Streptomyces sp. NBC_01431 encodes:
- a CDS encoding M24 family metallopeptidase, whose protein sequence is MPSAVKAELDTRLRGFREVQSLAYECAEAVAAQLKPGVTEREAARMQRDWLRGRGVRDWFHLPFAWFGDRTAFVNFRVPLQFFPTNRRLEAGMPFILDMAPVHKGFTADIGYSGCLGLNPVHNRLLADLEAHRELILREVREKRPLREIYEDVDRLMVRQGYANRHRAYPFGVIAHKIDQVKERRWSPNVFGFGTQALKGLASDAVHGHRDGWSPLWSPYKFSDHPPQPGLWAVEPHLGFRGTGAKFEEILVVTDSRDPEQSAFWLDDDLPHVRRWAEEKAA, encoded by the coding sequence ATGCCATCAGCGGTGAAGGCTGAACTCGACACGCGACTGCGCGGGTTCAGGGAGGTGCAGAGCCTCGCGTACGAGTGCGCGGAGGCGGTTGCCGCCCAGCTCAAGCCCGGTGTGACCGAGCGCGAGGCGGCACGGATGCAGCGGGACTGGCTGCGCGGACGGGGGGTGCGCGACTGGTTCCACCTGCCGTTCGCCTGGTTCGGCGACCGGACGGCGTTCGTGAACTTCCGTGTGCCCCTTCAGTTCTTCCCCACCAACCGGCGCCTGGAGGCGGGGATGCCATTCATCCTCGACATGGCCCCGGTCCACAAGGGCTTCACCGCGGACATCGGCTACTCGGGCTGCCTCGGACTCAACCCGGTGCACAACAGGCTGCTCGCCGACCTGGAGGCGCACCGCGAACTGATCCTGCGCGAGGTGCGCGAGAAGCGGCCGCTGCGCGAGATCTACGAGGACGTGGACCGCCTCATGGTCCGCCAGGGCTATGCCAACCGGCACCGCGCCTATCCGTTCGGCGTGATCGCCCACAAGATCGACCAGGTGAAGGAACGCCGCTGGTCGCCGAATGTGTTCGGGTTCGGCACCCAGGCGCTCAAGGGGCTGGCGAGCGACGCGGTGCACGGCCACCGGGACGGCTGGTCGCCGCTGTGGTCCCCGTACAAGTTTTCCGACCACCCTCCACAGCCCGGACTGTGGGCGGTCGAGCCGCACCTCGGCTTCCGGGGTACGGGCGCGAAGTTCGAGGAGATCCTGGTCGTGACCGACTCCAGGGACCCCGAGCAGAGCGCGTTCTGGCTGGACGACGACCTGCCGCACGTGCGGCGCTGGGCCGAGGAGAAAGCGGCGTGA
- a CDS encoding SDR family oxidoreductase: MASVTIEGARERWVRTGGIELCVAELGDDSQPTVLLVHGYPDSKEVWSEVAERLAERFHVVLYDVRGHGRSTAPTPLRGGFTLEKLTDDFLAVADAVSPDRPVHLVGHDWGSVQGWEFATVRRTEGRIASFTSMSGPSLDHFGHWIKNRMSHPTPRKVGQLLGQGAKSWYVYMLHTPVLPELAWRGPLGKRWPKILQRVEKVPADGYPTESLAQDAAHGAWLYRDNVRARLRRPRTDAYAHVPVQLVTPLDDAFLSPKLYAELEQWAPQLVRRTLRAKHWVSRTRPDQLAAWIREFVRANEDGIPAQDAVATGPYADRFGGQLVLVTGAASGIGRATAFAFAEAGARVVAVDRDAEGATRTAEMSRLIGAPEAWGETVDVSDEQAMEKLAEKVATEYGVVDVLVNNAGIGLSGSFFDTTAEDWKKVLDVNLWGVIHGCRVFGKQMAERGQGGHIVNTASAAAYQPSRALPAYSTSKAAVLMLSECLRAELAGQGIGVSAICPGLVNTNITSTTHFAGTDAQEEKRLQKKTSRLYGLRNFPPEKVASAILRAVVKNEAVVPVTAEARGARLMSRFAPRALRAIARLEPPL; the protein is encoded by the coding sequence ATGGCGAGCGTAACCATCGAAGGGGCGCGCGAGCGCTGGGTGCGGACCGGCGGCATCGAACTGTGCGTCGCCGAGCTGGGCGACGACTCGCAGCCCACCGTGCTCCTCGTGCACGGCTACCCGGACAGCAAGGAGGTGTGGTCCGAGGTCGCCGAACGGCTGGCGGAGCGCTTCCACGTGGTGCTGTACGACGTCCGCGGGCACGGCCGCTCCACTGCGCCGACCCCGCTGCGCGGCGGCTTCACCCTGGAGAAGCTGACGGACGACTTCCTCGCGGTGGCCGACGCGGTCAGCCCGGACCGGCCGGTGCACCTGGTCGGCCACGACTGGGGCTCGGTGCAGGGCTGGGAATTCGCGACGGTCAGGCGCACCGAGGGCCGCATCGCCTCCTTCACGTCGATGTCGGGGCCCTCACTCGACCACTTCGGGCACTGGATCAAGAACCGGATGAGTCACCCCACCCCGCGCAAGGTGGGCCAGCTCCTCGGCCAGGGCGCCAAGTCCTGGTACGTGTACATGCTGCACACCCCGGTCCTTCCGGAACTCGCCTGGCGCGGCCCGCTCGGCAAGCGGTGGCCGAAGATCCTCCAGCGCGTGGAGAAGGTGCCCGCCGACGGCTATCCGACGGAGTCCCTGGCTCAGGACGCGGCGCACGGCGCCTGGCTCTACCGGGACAACGTCCGTGCCCGGCTGCGCCGGCCCCGCACCGACGCCTACGCCCATGTGCCCGTCCAGCTGGTCACCCCGCTCGACGACGCGTTCCTGTCGCCGAAGCTGTACGCCGAACTGGAACAGTGGGCTCCGCAGTTGGTGCGGCGGACCCTTCGGGCCAAGCACTGGGTGTCGCGCACCAGGCCGGACCAACTGGCTGCCTGGATCAGAGAGTTCGTCCGCGCCAACGAGGACGGCATACCGGCGCAGGACGCGGTGGCGACCGGCCCGTACGCGGACCGGTTCGGCGGCCAGCTGGTTCTGGTCACGGGCGCGGCGAGCGGCATCGGCCGGGCCACCGCTTTCGCGTTCGCCGAGGCCGGCGCCCGGGTCGTGGCCGTGGACCGGGACGCGGAGGGCGCCACCCGGACCGCGGAGATGTCCCGCCTGATCGGCGCGCCCGAGGCCTGGGGCGAGACCGTGGACGTCAGCGACGAGCAGGCAATGGAGAAGCTCGCCGAGAAGGTCGCCACCGAATACGGCGTCGTCGACGTCCTCGTCAACAACGCCGGGATCGGCCTTTCGGGCTCCTTCTTCGACACCACGGCCGAGGACTGGAAGAAGGTCCTCGACGTCAATCTGTGGGGCGTCATCCACGGCTGCCGCGTCTTCGGCAAGCAGATGGCCGAGCGCGGCCAGGGCGGCCACATCGTCAACACCGCGTCCGCCGCCGCCTACCAGCCCTCCCGGGCGCTGCCCGCCTACAGCACGTCGAAGGCGGCCGTGCTGATGCTCAGCGAGTGCCTGCGCGCCGAACTCGCCGGCCAGGGCATCGGCGTCTCGGCGATCTGCCCCGGCCTGGTCAACACCAACATCACGTCGACGACGCACTTCGCCGGGACCGACGCACAAGAGGAGAAGCGCCTCCAGAAGAAGACCTCGCGCCTGTACGGACTGCGCAACTTCCCACCCGAGAAGGTCGCTTCGGCAATCCTGCGGGCCGTGGTGAAGAACGAGGCCGTGGTGCCGGTGACGGCCGAGGCCCGCGGCGCCCGCCTCATGTCCCGTTTCGCGCCCAGGGCCCTGCGCGCGATCGCCCGGCTGGAGCCGCCGCTGTGA
- a CDS encoding metal-dependent hydrolase: protein MSTERREGTDGEEHYWITPRRVSFDWDETPLHWIPGEPTATHVINVLHLLLPAGERWFVKVFKEALPLVTDPVLLKDVKGFMGQEATHSVQHAYVLDHLAAQRLDTADYTRHVDFLFEKLLGEKPPLGAPVPTQEWLRFRLSLIAAIEQFTAVLGNWVLHAEGLDRAGSDAVMLDLLRWHGAEEVEHRAVAFDMYQHCGGEPLLRYARRVEGMAVVAPVLLWLWVWGASYLIRHDPQLNGQLRYSLREHNRAVRRGLLPSWKELGTAIPRYFRRSYHPSQEGSLRKAVDYLATSPAARAAAGALGRAALG, encoded by the coding sequence GTGAGCACGGAACGCCGAGAAGGCACGGACGGTGAGGAGCACTACTGGATAACCCCGCGCAGGGTCTCGTTCGACTGGGACGAGACACCGCTGCACTGGATACCCGGCGAGCCCACCGCCACCCATGTCATCAATGTGCTGCACCTGCTGCTCCCGGCGGGCGAGCGGTGGTTCGTGAAGGTGTTCAAGGAGGCTCTGCCCCTGGTCACCGACCCGGTGCTGCTCAAGGACGTCAAGGGCTTCATGGGCCAGGAGGCGACGCACAGTGTGCAGCACGCGTACGTCCTGGACCATCTGGCGGCGCAGCGCCTGGACACCGCCGACTACACCCGGCACGTCGACTTCCTCTTCGAGAAACTCCTCGGCGAGAAACCGCCGTTGGGGGCGCCCGTCCCCACGCAGGAATGGCTGCGTTTCCGGCTCTCGCTGATCGCCGCGATCGAGCAGTTCACGGCGGTCCTCGGCAACTGGGTGCTGCACGCCGAGGGACTGGACCGGGCCGGCTCGGACGCGGTCATGCTGGATCTGCTGCGCTGGCACGGCGCGGAGGAGGTCGAGCACCGGGCGGTCGCCTTCGACATGTACCAGCACTGCGGCGGAGAGCCGCTGCTCCGCTACGCCCGCCGCGTCGAGGGCATGGCGGTGGTCGCCCCGGTGCTGCTGTGGCTGTGGGTGTGGGGCGCCTCCTATCTGATCCGGCACGATCCCCAACTCAACGGCCAACTGCGCTACTCGCTGCGCGAGCACAACCGGGCCGTGCGCCGGGGTCTGCTGCCCAGCTGGAAGGAGCTGGGTACGGCCATACCCCGCTACTTCCGCCGGTCGTACCATCCCTCGCAGGAGGGCTCCCTGCGCAAGGCCGTCGACTACCTCGCGACCTCGCCGGCGGCCCGAGCGGCGGCGGGCGCGCTGGGCCGCGCCGCCTTGGGTTAG
- a CDS encoding MerR family transcriptional regulator codes for MSGQSGEQQGTPSSATAEYRIEDLAHASGATVRTIRAYQDRGLLPRPERRGRSNVYGDTHLARLHQIADLLDRGYTLASIKELLEAWDAGRGLGGILGLVAEVNGPWTDEEAARISRAELDATFGGTQDDKAVADAVELGILERIPGNESEFLVPSPQELAVAAELHAAGVPLDAISEHLRELRGQVEHIAARFLDFTTEHVFARYLDHHPPTDAEAAEAADLVRRLRPLAQQTVDAELARAMRLFATRHLQRHLGTPAVAPPAADPSPVTLPEDTIRAVQALVGPDNITAFITAAAEREVQSRVLDALSMSTQVKE; via the coding sequence TTGTCCGGGCAGTCAGGGGAGCAGCAGGGGACGCCGTCGTCGGCGACGGCCGAGTACCGGATCGAGGACCTGGCGCACGCCAGCGGCGCCACGGTCCGCACCATCCGCGCGTACCAGGACCGGGGCCTGCTGCCCCGGCCCGAGCGGCGCGGCCGGTCCAACGTGTACGGCGACACCCATCTGGCCCGGCTGCACCAGATCGCCGATCTACTCGACCGCGGCTACACACTGGCCTCGATCAAGGAGCTCCTGGAAGCCTGGGACGCCGGCCGGGGGCTGGGCGGCATCCTCGGCCTGGTCGCCGAGGTCAACGGTCCCTGGACCGACGAGGAGGCCGCTCGGATCTCCCGCGCCGAACTCGACGCGACGTTCGGCGGCACCCAGGACGACAAGGCCGTCGCCGACGCGGTGGAGCTCGGCATCCTGGAACGCATCCCGGGCAACGAATCCGAGTTCCTCGTCCCCAGCCCCCAAGAGCTGGCGGTAGCAGCCGAGTTGCACGCCGCTGGGGTCCCGCTCGATGCCATCTCTGAGCACCTGCGCGAGTTGCGCGGCCAGGTGGAACACATCGCGGCCCGCTTCCTCGACTTCACCACGGAGCACGTCTTCGCCCGTTACCTGGACCATCACCCCCCAACCGACGCCGAGGCGGCCGAAGCCGCCGATCTGGTACGTCGCCTGCGTCCGCTCGCCCAGCAGACCGTCGACGCCGAACTCGCGCGAGCCATGCGCCTGTTCGCGACCAGGCACCTCCAGCGCCACCTCGGCACCCCTGCCGTCGCCCCGCCCGCCGCCGACCCCAGTCCGGTGACACTGCCCGAGGACACGATCCGGGCCGTTCAGGCTCTGGTGGGCCCCGACAACATCACTGCGTTCATCACCGCGGCCGCCGAACGCGAGGTTCAGAGCCGCGTGTTGGACGCCCTCTCTATGTCAACTCAGGTCAAGGAGTAG
- a CDS encoding carotenoid oxygenase family protein: protein MKRSAGPGRLLGYGYDAARDASDPVILDAENVSDPPVATVHLPRRVPFGLHGKGFAGQ from the coding sequence CTGAAACGGTCGGCCGGTCCGGGGCGGCTCCTCGGTTATGGGTACGACGCGGCGAGGGACGCCAGTGATCCGGTCATCCTCGACGCGGAGAACGTCTCGGATCCGCCCGTCGCGACGGTCCATCTCCCTCGCCGTGTGCCATTCGGCCTCCACGGCAAGGGGTTCGCCGGTCAGTGA
- a CDS encoding PadR family transcriptional regulator: MSLRHAVLGLLADRPASGYDLMKLFETSLAHVWSATQSQVYGELGKLADNGLVEVSAEGPRGRKEYAITASGRAALHHWLTEVEPVRTRRSDSLLRVFFLGELTPLEAQTYLRTEAERSARQLVGLKEAEAAIDWGDDAISVHGRLALEYGKRLSAMHEEWARWAADQLKP, translated from the coding sequence ATGAGCCTCCGCCACGCAGTCCTGGGCCTCCTTGCCGACCGACCGGCAAGCGGCTACGACCTCATGAAGCTGTTCGAGACCTCCCTCGCCCACGTCTGGTCGGCGACCCAGAGCCAGGTCTACGGCGAGCTGGGGAAGCTGGCCGACAACGGGCTGGTCGAAGTGTCCGCCGAAGGGCCGCGCGGCCGGAAGGAGTACGCGATCACGGCGTCGGGCAGAGCCGCACTGCACCACTGGCTCACCGAGGTCGAGCCAGTCCGCACCCGGCGCAGCGACTCGCTGCTCCGCGTCTTCTTCCTCGGCGAGCTGACCCCGCTCGAAGCGCAGACGTATCTGCGGACCGAGGCCGAACGCTCGGCCCGCCAGCTCGTGGGCCTCAAAGAAGCGGAAGCCGCCATCGACTGGGGCGACGACGCGATCTCGGTGCACGGCCGCCTCGCGCTGGAGTACGGCAAGCGCCTCAGCGCGATGCACGAGGAGTGGGCCCGGTGGGCGGCCGACCAGCTCAAGCCGTAA
- a CDS encoding RNA 2'-phosphotransferase, translating to MATTSNERPGDFARPLPDDRRTVKVSKYLSKHLRHQPERIGLALDPNGWVEIDVLLRAAAAHRFPITRAELDHVVATNDKRRFAVRGDRIRASQGHTVAVDLGLPPAEPPAYLYHGTVARNLEAIRSEGLRPMDRHHVHLSTDRETAGQVGARRGRPVVLSVDAGAMHRAGHVFHVSANGVWLTDAVPPEYLRLPA from the coding sequence ATGGCCACAACCTCCAACGAGAGGCCGGGCGATTTTGCGCGGCCGCTCCCGGACGACAGACGCACCGTGAAGGTGTCCAAATACCTCTCGAAACACCTGCGCCACCAACCCGAGCGCATCGGGCTCGCCCTCGACCCGAACGGCTGGGTGGAGATCGACGTGCTGCTGCGGGCCGCGGCCGCCCACCGCTTCCCCATCACCCGCGCCGAACTCGACCACGTGGTGGCCACCAACGACAAGCGGCGCTTCGCCGTGCGGGGCGATCGCATCCGGGCCAGCCAGGGCCATACCGTGGCCGTCGACCTCGGTCTGCCCCCCGCCGAACCGCCCGCGTACCTGTACCACGGCACCGTGGCCCGCAACCTGGAAGCGATCCGCTCCGAGGGCCTGCGCCCCATGGACCGCCACCACGTGCACCTCTCGACCGACCGCGAGACCGCCGGCCAGGTCGGGGCCCGCCGCGGCCGTCCCGTCGTGCTGAGCGTGGACGCCGGGGCGATGCACCGAGCGGGGCATGTCTTCCACGTGAGCGCCAACGGGGTGTGGCTGACAGACGCCGTGCCGCCTGAGTACCTCCGGCTGCCGGCCTGA
- a CDS encoding LLM class flavin-dependent oxidoreductase yields the protein MSMRLSTVILPVRRWHDGGRDEWLRAEELGFHTAYTYDHLSWRTFRDGPWFGAVPTLTAAAGATTRLRLGTLVTSPNFRHPVTLAKDLITLDDVSNGRITLGIGAGGNGFDATALGQEAWTPRERAGRFAEFVTLLDRLLTEDSVTYDGTFYSAVEARTIPGCVQGPRIPFAVAATGPRGLKLAAKHGQAWVTTGDPKLFETGTPEQSVEAIRDQVKKLGAACDEIGRDVGELDKILLTGFTPQPGRPLESLDAFVDFAGRHFELGFTEIVLHAPIPDSDFAADPKVFEQIATEGLAQLGR from the coding sequence GTGAGCATGCGTCTGAGCACTGTGATTCTTCCGGTACGCCGCTGGCACGACGGCGGTCGTGACGAGTGGCTGCGCGCCGAGGAGCTGGGCTTCCACACCGCGTACACCTACGACCATCTGTCCTGGCGGACGTTCCGTGACGGACCGTGGTTCGGGGCGGTCCCGACCCTCACCGCCGCCGCCGGCGCCACCACCCGGCTGCGTCTGGGCACCCTGGTCACCTCGCCGAACTTCCGGCACCCGGTGACCCTGGCCAAGGACCTGATCACCCTCGACGACGTGTCGAACGGCCGGATCACCCTCGGGATCGGAGCGGGCGGCAACGGCTTCGACGCCACTGCCCTCGGCCAGGAGGCGTGGACGCCGCGCGAACGGGCCGGCCGGTTCGCCGAGTTCGTGACGCTGCTCGACCGGCTGCTCACCGAGGACTCGGTGACGTACGACGGGACGTTCTACTCGGCGGTTGAGGCCCGCACCATCCCGGGCTGCGTGCAGGGGCCCCGGATCCCCTTCGCGGTGGCCGCGACCGGCCCGCGCGGGTTGAAACTGGCGGCGAAGCACGGGCAGGCGTGGGTGACCACGGGCGACCCGAAGCTGTTCGAGACCGGTACGCCCGAGCAGTCCGTCGAGGCGATCCGCGATCAGGTCAAGAAGTTGGGCGCGGCCTGCGACGAGATCGGGCGTGACGTGGGCGAGCTGGACAAGATCCTGCTCACCGGGTTCACCCCGCAGCCCGGCCGCCCGCTGGAATCGCTGGACGCGTTCGTGGACTTCGCGGGCCGGCACTTCGAGCTCGGCTTCACGGAGATCGTCCTGCACGCGCCGATCCCGGACTCCGACTTCGCGGCCGACCCCAAGGTCTTCGAGCAGATCGCGACCGAGGGGCTCGCGCAGCTCGGCCGTTAG
- a CDS encoding Cof-type HAD-IIB family hydrolase gives MDPVTFATDPAPATRHLPAAPRLIATDLDGTLLRDDKSVSDRTVAALAAAEEAGIEVFFVTGRPARWMGVVSDHVHGHGLAICGNGAAIVDLHGVGNGHRFVMVRPLERSAALDVVTLLRAVAPGTSFAVERTGGFHHEPTYPPMHMNPAASVSPAEKILAEDADTACQPVLKVLAFHPELTPDGFLALARTAVGNRAEVTRSSPTALLEISGAGISKASTLALYCAERGISPAEVVAFGDMPNDMAMLSWAGTSYAMGNAHPDVLAAASARTAANNEDGVAVVIEQILKAL, from the coding sequence ATGGACCCCGTGACCTTCGCTACGGACCCCGCCCCGGCAACCCGGCACCTGCCGGCCGCTCCACGGTTGATTGCCACCGATCTGGACGGCACGCTGTTGCGCGACGACAAATCGGTCTCCGACCGTACTGTCGCCGCGCTGGCCGCCGCCGAGGAGGCGGGCATCGAGGTCTTCTTCGTCACGGGTCGGCCGGCCCGCTGGATGGGGGTCGTCAGCGACCACGTCCACGGCCACGGCCTGGCCATCTGCGGCAACGGCGCGGCCATCGTCGATCTGCACGGCGTGGGCAACGGACACCGCTTCGTGATGGTGCGGCCCCTGGAGCGGTCCGCCGCCCTCGATGTCGTCACCCTCCTGCGGGCAGTCGCGCCCGGCACGTCATTCGCGGTCGAGCGTACCGGCGGCTTCCACCACGAACCCACCTATCCCCCCATGCACATGAACCCGGCGGCGAGCGTCTCGCCCGCCGAAAAGATCTTGGCCGAAGACGCGGATACGGCGTGCCAGCCGGTACTCAAGGTGCTCGCGTTTCACCCCGAACTGACCCCCGACGGCTTTCTCGCACTGGCGCGCACGGCGGTCGGGAACCGAGCCGAGGTCACCCGCTCCAGCCCCACCGCGCTCCTGGAGATCAGCGGTGCCGGCATCTCCAAGGCCTCCACGCTGGCCCTGTACTGCGCCGAGCGCGGCATCTCGCCCGCCGAGGTCGTGGCCTTCGGTGACATGCCGAACGACATGGCGATGCTGAGCTGGGCCGGCACCTCGTACGCCATGGGCAACGCGCACCCCGATGTCCTCGCCGCCGCCTCCGCTCGTACGGCCGCCAACAACGAGGACGGCGTGGCCGTCGTGATCGAGCAGATCCTCAAGGCCCTCTGA
- a CDS encoding GAF domain-containing sensor histidine kinase, with protein sequence MSVSPDPKSPTGHPNIKALDRTDQDPLEAATRATRSLQGLSTELTARVPQLLEAMRSVGTGLELHSTLDRICETAAELADARYAAIGVVDEERRGLCDFVTYGVGDDVARAIGHLPDGHRGLLGWLIHHPEPLRLAEISADPRSAGLPPNHPPMRTFLGVPISVQGEIFGNLYLTEKHNGAEFTDYDLHMVRVLATEAGIAIGNARLYEAARQRERWIDGSVAVTTALLSGGDADDALEVVAEQARHLADSDAGIVLLPAEEGGLEIVAVSSDDQGASLGVVIPPESPVVSTLLEGEAVFVEDAASDSRMITKLAERYGPSMLLPLQSGGRVLGALVTPRVRGGRPFSEAERILASQFASQAALALMMAEAQRDRERLAVYEDRDRIARDLHDLVIQRLFATGMMLEGAQRKSVVPEVQGGIGKAVDELDVTIQEIRTAIFALQQGPAEAPSGLRTRVLREINMAAVPLGFKPAHRFLGPVDTLVGELAGKNLIAALREALSNAFRHAEASRIEVTVDATAQLPDGSPGVRLTVADNGIGIPAGGRRSGLRNLQRRAEALGGSSSYGAGLGDGGAGTTVIWEAPL encoded by the coding sequence ATGTCAGTGTCGCCAGACCCGAAGAGTCCGACGGGCCACCCGAACATCAAGGCCCTGGACCGCACGGACCAGGATCCGCTCGAAGCGGCGACCCGGGCCACTCGCAGCCTGCAGGGGCTTTCCACCGAGCTCACCGCGCGGGTGCCGCAGTTGCTGGAGGCGATGCGCTCGGTGGGCACCGGACTGGAGCTGCACTCCACGCTGGACCGGATCTGCGAGACGGCGGCCGAACTCGCCGACGCGCGCTACGCCGCGATCGGGGTCGTGGACGAGGAGCGCCGAGGCCTCTGCGACTTCGTGACGTACGGCGTCGGCGACGATGTGGCTCGCGCCATCGGGCATCTGCCCGACGGCCACCGCGGGCTGCTCGGCTGGCTCATCCACCATCCCGAGCCGCTGCGGCTCGCCGAGATCTCCGCCGACCCGCGCTCGGCCGGCCTCCCCCCGAACCATCCGCCGATGCGCACCTTTCTCGGTGTCCCGATCAGCGTTCAGGGGGAGATCTTCGGCAACCTCTATCTGACCGAGAAGCACAACGGGGCCGAATTCACCGATTACGACCTGCACATGGTGCGCGTCCTCGCCACCGAAGCCGGGATCGCCATCGGCAACGCCCGGCTCTACGAAGCGGCGCGCCAGCGCGAGCGGTGGATCGACGGTTCGGTCGCCGTCACCACGGCCCTGCTGTCGGGGGGCGATGCCGACGACGCGCTGGAGGTCGTCGCCGAACAGGCCCGCCATCTCGCGGACTCGGACGCCGGAATTGTGCTCCTGCCGGCCGAGGAGGGCGGTCTGGAGATCGTCGCGGTCTCCTCCGACGACCAGGGTGCCTCCCTCGGTGTGGTGATCCCGCCCGAGAGTCCGGTCGTCTCGACCCTGCTGGAGGGCGAGGCGGTCTTCGTGGAGGACGCCGCCTCCGATTCCCGCATGATCACCAAGCTGGCGGAGCGCTACGGGCCGAGCATGCTGCTGCCCTTGCAGAGCGGCGGCCGTGTTCTCGGTGCGCTCGTCACGCCCCGGGTGCGCGGTGGGCGCCCCTTCAGCGAGGCTGAGCGGATCCTGGCCAGTCAGTTCGCCTCGCAGGCCGCGCTCGCACTGATGATGGCGGAGGCCCAGCGGGACCGGGAGCGGCTCGCCGTGTACGAGGACCGGGACCGGATCGCTCGCGACCTGCACGACCTGGTCATCCAACGGCTCTTCGCCACCGGAATGATGCTGGAGGGCGCCCAGCGCAAGTCGGTGGTGCCCGAGGTGCAGGGCGGCATCGGCAAGGCGGTCGACGAACTCGATGTCACCATCCAGGAGATCCGGACCGCGATCTTCGCGCTCCAGCAGGGGCCCGCCGAGGCGCCCTCCGGGCTGCGCACCCGCGTACTGCGGGAGATCAACATGGCCGCCGTGCCGCTCGGCTTCAAGCCCGCCCACCGCTTCCTCGGCCCCGTCGACACGTTGGTCGGCGAGCTGGCCGGCAAGAACCTCATCGCGGCGCTGCGCGAGGCGCTCTCGAACGCCTTCCGGCACGCCGAGGCCTCCCGGATCGAGGTCACCGTGGATGCCACGGCGCAACTGCCCGACGGCAGCCCGGGGGTGCGGCTGACGGTCGCCGACAACGGGATCGGCATCCCCGCGGGCGGACGCCGCAGCGGACTGCGCAACCTCCAGCGGCGGGCAGAGGCGCTGGGCGGGTCGAGCTCGTACGGAGCCGGCCTCGGGGACGGTGGAGCCGGGACGACGGTGATCTGGGAGGCACCGCTCTGA